A genomic region of Cygnus atratus isolate AKBS03 ecotype Queensland, Australia chromosome 13, CAtr_DNAZoo_HiC_assembly, whole genome shotgun sequence contains the following coding sequences:
- the EDA2R gene encoding tumor necrosis factor receptor superfamily member 27 isoform X2, translating into MWFYRKARISGQLGWECIPCTKQTPSSEPQCRSRTNLVKVAVPTVPPQDTALLALTSSALVIIVLVLLALSIIYCKRFWKSQCQRVFLRTQNFSGQRAMFPTSAAPGRFLCEEQMSGPCCLGVKNLSPCYRQAEGPVEAVQFISEGEAISLQLPPTQPELELPSAVAVSPASKGQLVRSVLESQPLVRSSGCSDRLATALAPSDLRPGQRGVAEALAPLSSCASEMQHKWPHAPVECTELDLQKFSSQVEFVGSERSEEVGSQAMRGAPREGGSAALEAGSSLVVDPERGLSPTFQNPTAESGERPVNDAQNLVTQINNTMKGLPVAELPHSLVQSLAFLLDPSLNGVKNFSHVALELGVTPQLLGRISGFEQLVAHLTYSGDSVTVPHLAQALQRLQRFDALLLLCDHFALSQIQGHQC; encoded by the exons ATGTG GTTTTACCGCAAGGCACGGATCAGcgggcagctgggctgggagtgTATCCCGTGCACCAAGCAGACGCCCTCCTCTGAGCCCCAGT GTCGATCCAGAACAAACCTGGTGAAAGTAGCAGTCCCCACGGTACCTCCACAGGACACAGCCCTTCTCGCACTGACCAGCAGTGCCCTAGTCATCATTGTGCTGGTGCTTCTGGCCCTCTCCATCATCTACTGCAAGCGGTTCTGGAAGAGCCAGTGCCAGCGAG TCTTCCTGAGGACTCAGAATTTCTCAGGCCAGCGAGCAATGTTCCCCACGTCGGCTGCACCTGGCAGGTTTCTGTGTGAAGAGCAGATGTctggtccctgctgcctgggcGTGAAGAACCTGAGCCCCTGCTACAGGCAGGCGGAAG GCCCAGTGGAAGCGGTTCAGTTCATTTCAGAGGGAGAAGCCATCAGCCTCCAGCTGCCGCCCACACAGCCGGAGCTGGAGTTGCCGTCGGCTGTGGCAGTCAGCCCTGCCTCCAAAGGCCAGCTGGTGAGGAGTGTCCTGGAGAGCCAGCCCCTGGTCAGGAGCTCGGGCTGCAGTGACCGTCTGGCCACCGCCCTGGCCCCCTCCGACCTCAGGCCAGGCCAGCGGGGAGTGGCGGAGGCGCTGgcccccctctcctcctgcgCCTCCGAGATGCAGCACAAGTGGCCCCATGCCCCAGTGGAGTGCACCGAGCTCGACCTGCAGAAGTTCTCCTCCCAGGTGGAGTTTGTGGGCAGCGAGAGGTCGGAGGAGGTGGGGAGCCAGGCAATGCGAGGAGCCCCCAGGGAGGGGGGCAGTGCGGCgctggaggctgggagcagccttGTGGTGGACCCAGAGAGGGGCCTGTCCCCTACCTTCCAAAACCCCACTGCTGAGAGCGGGGAGCGGCCG GTGAATGATGCCCAGAACCTTGTGACTCAGATCAATAACACAATGAAGG GTCTCCCTGTTGCAGAGCTGCCCCATTCCTTGGTGCAGTCACTTGCCTTCTTGTTAGACCCGTCCTTGAATGGTGTGAAGAACTTCAGCCATGTGGCACTGGAGCTGGGGGTCACACCTCAGTTGCTGGGACGGATATCTGGATTTGAGCAGCTCGTTGCTCACCTCACCTACTCAGGAGACTCGGTCACAGTCCCTCATCTGGCCCAGGCTCTGCAGCGACTGCAGCGGTTTGACGCCTTGCTCCTGCTGTGTGACCACTTTGCTCTCAGCCAGATTCAGGGCCACCAGTGCTAG
- the EDA2R gene encoding tumor necrosis factor receptor superfamily member 27 isoform X1 has product MDCKESEDPYEHRKCTPCRNCMPGQELSKECGDGTGGDAQCVPCPPRKFKDSWGHHSCKPCLSCALINRIQKSNCTATTNAVCGECLPGFYRKARISGQLGWECIPCTKQTPSSEPQCRSRTNLVKVAVPTVPPQDTALLALTSSALVIIVLVLLALSIIYCKRFWKSQCQRVFLRTQNFSGQRAMFPTSAAPGRFLCEEQMSGPCCLGVKNLSPCYRQAEGPVEAVQFISEGEAISLQLPPTQPELELPSAVAVSPASKGQLVRSVLESQPLVRSSGCSDRLATALAPSDLRPGQRGVAEALAPLSSCASEMQHKWPHAPVECTELDLQKFSSQVEFVGSERSEEVGSQAMRGAPREGGSAALEAGSSLVVDPERGLSPTFQNPTAESGERPVNDAQNLVTQINNTMKGLPVAELPHSLVQSLAFLLDPSLNGVKNFSHVALELGVTPQLLGRISGFEQLVAHLTYSGDSVTVPHLAQALQRLQRFDALLLLCDHFALSQIQGHQC; this is encoded by the exons ATGGACTGCAAAGAGAGTGAGGACCCGTATGAGCACAGAAAATGCACCCCATGTAGAAACTGCATGCCTGGGCAGGAGCTTTCCAAG GAATGTGGTGATGGTACAGGGGGGGATGCACAGTGCGTTCCTTGCCCACCCAGGAAGTTTAAGGATAGCTGGGGCCATCACAGCTGCAAGCCCTGCCTGTCTTGCGCCCTCATCAACCGCATCCAGAAGTCCAACTGCACAGCAACGACCAACGCGGTCTGTGGGGAGTGCCTGCCGGG GTTTTACCGCAAGGCACGGATCAGcgggcagctgggctgggagtgTATCCCGTGCACCAAGCAGACGCCCTCCTCTGAGCCCCAGT GTCGATCCAGAACAAACCTGGTGAAAGTAGCAGTCCCCACGGTACCTCCACAGGACACAGCCCTTCTCGCACTGACCAGCAGTGCCCTAGTCATCATTGTGCTGGTGCTTCTGGCCCTCTCCATCATCTACTGCAAGCGGTTCTGGAAGAGCCAGTGCCAGCGAG TCTTCCTGAGGACTCAGAATTTCTCAGGCCAGCGAGCAATGTTCCCCACGTCGGCTGCACCTGGCAGGTTTCTGTGTGAAGAGCAGATGTctggtccctgctgcctgggcGTGAAGAACCTGAGCCCCTGCTACAGGCAGGCGGAAG GCCCAGTGGAAGCGGTTCAGTTCATTTCAGAGGGAGAAGCCATCAGCCTCCAGCTGCCGCCCACACAGCCGGAGCTGGAGTTGCCGTCGGCTGTGGCAGTCAGCCCTGCCTCCAAAGGCCAGCTGGTGAGGAGTGTCCTGGAGAGCCAGCCCCTGGTCAGGAGCTCGGGCTGCAGTGACCGTCTGGCCACCGCCCTGGCCCCCTCCGACCTCAGGCCAGGCCAGCGGGGAGTGGCGGAGGCGCTGgcccccctctcctcctgcgCCTCCGAGATGCAGCACAAGTGGCCCCATGCCCCAGTGGAGTGCACCGAGCTCGACCTGCAGAAGTTCTCCTCCCAGGTGGAGTTTGTGGGCAGCGAGAGGTCGGAGGAGGTGGGGAGCCAGGCAATGCGAGGAGCCCCCAGGGAGGGGGGCAGTGCGGCgctggaggctgggagcagccttGTGGTGGACCCAGAGAGGGGCCTGTCCCCTACCTTCCAAAACCCCACTGCTGAGAGCGGGGAGCGGCCG GTGAATGATGCCCAGAACCTTGTGACTCAGATCAATAACACAATGAAGG GTCTCCCTGTTGCAGAGCTGCCCCATTCCTTGGTGCAGTCACTTGCCTTCTTGTTAGACCCGTCCTTGAATGGTGTGAAGAACTTCAGCCATGTGGCACTGGAGCTGGGGGTCACACCTCAGTTGCTGGGACGGATATCTGGATTTGAGCAGCTCGTTGCTCACCTCACCTACTCAGGAGACTCGGTCACAGTCCCTCATCTGGCCCAGGCTCTGCAGCGACTGCAGCGGTTTGACGCCTTGCTCCTGCTGTGTGACCACTTTGCTCTCAGCCAGATTCAGGGCCACCAGTGCTAG